Proteins encoded by one window of Candidatus Zixiibacteriota bacterium:
- a CDS encoding T9SS type A sorting domain-containing protein produces MGRNAFAWLACAVIGLGAPGTNADWSSVTGFDGLEVTDLFVSRDTLYVATPGAVHIHPAGSAAWSPTAPLGEGIEISQVIKVGGRLFAGTYGHGVYESVNNGQTWQPRSAGLSGLGSLAIMAFAVRGDSLYAGTGGAAVWVFNLNGGGAWQTFRDGLGFTVSWDSYSLHAWGRWLLLGAGQNAYIHRNPAGSGLWTGVEYTPFSAGGEAMWALADHDGALYGAASGGLFVSPDSGLTWTPFFGPWRPSDHGAVAATDRAVIGILSFLSHGTYVYLREGDSWTQIEHLAGVAVHDAVVFDNRVYLAHFAGLLYQPLAPTTVPEPAPRPGGFALHQNFPNPFNPATVIAYDLPSAADVNLSIYDLLGRHVATLVDSRRPAGHHRVVWQTADPSGTRLPSGVYLYRLVADDRRITRKMLLLK; encoded by the coding sequence ATGGGCCGGAACGCTTTCGCATGGCTCGCCTGCGCAGTCATCGGCCTCGGCGCCCCGGGCACGAACGCCGACTGGAGCTCAGTTACCGGTTTCGACGGACTGGAAGTCACCGATTTGTTTGTGTCCCGCGACACCCTGTATGTCGCCACTCCCGGCGCTGTCCACATCCACCCGGCCGGATCGGCTGCGTGGTCGCCGACCGCCCCGCTCGGCGAGGGCATCGAGATCTCGCAGGTCATCAAGGTCGGGGGGCGCCTCTTTGCCGGAACGTACGGCCACGGCGTCTACGAATCGGTCAACAACGGGCAGACCTGGCAACCCCGCAGCGCGGGGCTGAGCGGCCTGGGATCGCTGGCCATCATGGCCTTCGCTGTCCGCGGCGACAGCCTGTACGCGGGGACGGGCGGCGCCGCGGTTTGGGTGTTCAACCTGAACGGAGGGGGCGCCTGGCAGACGTTCCGCGACGGTTTGGGGTTCACCGTCTCCTGGGACTCCTACTCGCTGCATGCGTGGGGACGCTGGCTGCTGCTCGGCGCCGGTCAGAACGCCTACATCCACCGCAACCCCGCCGGTTCCGGTCTGTGGACCGGCGTCGAGTACACCCCCTTCAGCGCGGGCGGCGAGGCGATGTGGGCATTGGCCGACCACGACGGCGCACTCTACGGAGCGGCCTCCGGCGGGCTATTCGTGAGCCCCGACAGCGGCCTGACCTGGACGCCGTTTTTCGGCCCGTGGCGCCCGTCCGATCACGGCGCGGTCGCGGCGACCGACCGCGCGGTCATCGGAATCCTCAGCTTCCTCTCCCACGGCACCTACGTGTATCTCCGCGAGGGGGACTCCTGGACGCAGATCGAACACCTCGCGGGGGTAGCGGTCCACGATGCAGTCGTATTCGACAACCGGGTGTATCTCGCCCACTTCGCCGGGCTGCTGTACCAGCCGCTTGCTCCCACCACGGTCCCCGAGCCAGCGCCTCGGCCGGGCGGTTTCGCGCTGCATCAGAATTTCCCCAATCCGTTCAATCCGGCCACGGTTATTGCCTATGACCTGCCGTCTGCCGCCGACGTCAACCTGAGCATCTACGACCTCCTCGGCCGGCACGTGGCGACCCTGGTTGATTCCCGCCGGCCGGCCGGACATCACCGGGTGGTGTGGCAGACCGCAGATCCATCCGGCACCCGCCTGCCCTCGGGGGTCTACTTGTATCGGCTTGTGGCCGATGATCGCCGGATCACACGCAAGATGCTGCTGCTCAAGTGA
- a CDS encoding ASCH domain-containing protein, producing MATIRTISIRNPHAVNIIAGLKTIEVHTWTTKHRGRLLIVSSARPTNQGPAGHALGIVDLVDCRPFRRSDAKAAMCPWSPGQFAWILENPRRIKPFPWKGRLGLYEVTWPRPRRPRK from the coding sequence ATGGCTACCATCAGAACGATCAGTATCAGGAACCCGCACGCCGTGAACATTATTGCCGGCCTCAAGACCATCGAGGTCCACACCTGGACCACCAAACACCGCGGTCGGCTCCTGATCGTTTCGAGCGCCCGCCCGACAAACCAAGGCCCTGCCGGGCATGCCCTCGGCATCGTTGACCTCGTCGATTGCCGCCCCTTCCGGCGCTCCGATGCCAAGGCCGCCATGTGCCCATGGTCCCCGGGGCAGTTCGCCTGGATCCTCGAAAATCCGCGGCGGATCAAACCGTTCCCGTGGAAAGGTCGGCTGGGCCTTTACGAAGTGACATGGCCGCGCCCCCGCAGGCCGCGAAAGTAG
- a CDS encoding SagB/ThcOx family dehydrogenase has product MKRIHKTIIPALILSSSVMAQDLAPITLPPPDTSGGKPLMEAIKNRRSTREFSPDSLPPAVLSDLLWAAGGINRPESGKRTAPSAMNWQEIDIYVALPDAAYRYEPKDHSLQPVLAGDIRAQTGMQPFVKDAAVNLVYVANFTRMGDPPKDEGERLRRENMAYADAAFMCENAYLYCASAGLAAVVRASIDSERLAKTLSLSADQRPLLAQTIGYPKE; this is encoded by the coding sequence ATGAAGCGCATACACAAGACCATCATCCCTGCCCTGATTCTCAGTTCCTCGGTCATGGCGCAGGACCTTGCCCCGATCACGCTCCCCCCGCCCGACACCAGCGGCGGCAAACCGCTCATGGAGGCGATCAAGAACCGTCGGTCGACCCGCGAGTTCAGCCCGGATTCGCTCCCGCCGGCGGTTCTGTCCGATCTCCTCTGGGCGGCGGGCGGCATCAACCGCCCCGAATCGGGCAAACGCACCGCTCCGTCGGCCATGAACTGGCAGGAGATCGACATCTATGTCGCCCTGCCTGACGCCGCTTACCGCTACGAGCCGAAAGACCACTCGCTCCAGCCGGTTCTCGCCGGCGACATCCGCGCTCAAACGGGTATGCAGCCGTTCGTCAAGGATGCCGCGGTCAATTTGGTCTATGTCGCCAACTTCACTCGCATGGGGGATCCCCCTAAAGACGAGGGCGAACGCCTCCGGCGCGAGAACATGGCCTATGCCGATGCCGCCTTCATGTGCGAGAACGCCTACCTGTACTGCGCCTCGGCGGGCCTGGCCGCAGTCGTGCGCGCCTCTATAGACAGCGAGCGACTTGCCAAAACCCTGTCGCTGTCGGCCGACCAGCGTCCCCTCCTGGCCCAGACGATCGGTTACCCGAAGGAGTAG
- a CDS encoding N-formylglutamate amidohydrolase, which translates to MLLHIPHSSDRIPAHLRAALLLSDDELRAELLALTDAHTDTLFTLGVRPATPVIFPVSRLVVDPERFIDDSREPMAGKGMGVVYVRTADGRPLRTAPTAAQREQLLAAYYHPHHRRLTELVGLELAHLGRCLIIDCHSFPSRPLPYEEDQSPDRPDICIGTDSFHTPYALTAHLVAALESSGFSVALNRPFAGALVPAGYYRADTRVRSIMIEINRRLYMDERTGERTARFTRIAQLLGRLLTDLQRRAE; encoded by the coding sequence ATGTTGCTCCATATCCCGCACTCCTCGGACCGCATTCCCGCTCACCTGCGGGCGGCGCTGCTGTTGTCCGATGACGAGCTCCGGGCCGAGCTTTTGGCTCTCACCGATGCTCACACCGATACTCTCTTCACGCTCGGCGTTCGCCCGGCCACGCCGGTGATTTTCCCGGTGAGCCGCCTCGTGGTCGACCCGGAGCGGTTTATCGATGACTCGCGGGAGCCGATGGCGGGGAAGGGGATGGGGGTCGTGTATGTGAGAACGGCCGATGGCCGCCCGCTGCGTACTGCGCCCACCGCCGCCCAGCGCGAGCAGTTGCTGGCCGCTTACTACCATCCTCACCATCGCCGGCTCACCGAGCTTGTCGGCCTGGAACTGGCGCACCTCGGACGCTGCCTGATCATTGATTGCCACAGTTTTCCCTCGCGGCCGCTGCCTTACGAGGAGGACCAAAGCCCGGACCGCCCCGACATCTGCATCGGCACGGACAGTTTCCATACGCCGTATGCTCTCACGGCGCACCTGGTCGCCGCACTGGAGTCGAGCGGTTTCTCGGTGGCGCTCAACCGTCCCTTCGCCGGAGCGCTCGTCCCTGCGGGCTACTATCGGGCGGATACGCGGGTGCGGAGCATCATGATCGAGATCAACCGGCGGCTCTATATGGATGAGCGCACAGGGGAGAGGACCGCCCGCTTCACGCGCATCGCCCAACTCCTCGGCCGCCTCCTCACCGACCTGCAGCGCCGTGCGGAGTAG
- a CDS encoding L,D-transpeptidase family protein — protein MTKTIIAAGVCILACAGIWYWANRPFDPLPEGTVIDRVEVRKDERVMRLMKGGRSLREYRIALGRCPAGPKRCEGDGRTPEGGYTLDYRNPKSRFFLSYHISYPEPRDRRMADSLGCMPGGDIMIHGAAPGHAFFGRLYSYVDWTNGCIAITNPEMAEFWRVVPVGTPITIYP, from the coding sequence ATGACAAAGACCATAATCGCCGCGGGAGTCTGCATTCTGGCGTGTGCCGGGATCTGGTATTGGGCGAACCGCCCCTTCGACCCGCTGCCCGAGGGAACAGTGATCGACAGGGTAGAAGTCCGCAAAGACGAGCGGGTCATGCGGCTGATGAAAGGTGGACGGAGCTTGCGGGAGTATCGGATTGCGCTCGGCCGCTGCCCCGCAGGGCCGAAGCGCTGCGAGGGGGACGGCCGGACCCCGGAGGGCGGATACACGCTCGATTATCGGAACCCGAAGAGCCGTTTCTTCCTGTCCTACCACATCTCCTACCCGGAGCCGCGCGATCGCCGGATGGCGGACTCGCTCGGCTGCATGCCCGGCGGGGACATCATGATCCACGGCGCTGCGCCCGGTCATGCCTTCTTCGGGCGCCTCTACTCGTATGTGGATTGGACCAACGGATGCATTGCGATCACGAATCCGGAGATGGCCGAGTTCTGGCGCGTGGTCCCGGTTGGCACTCCGATTACCATCTATCCCTGA
- a CDS encoding sulfatase-like hydrolase/transferase, which yields MIRFPHWLRLFVLFVAADIVISLLRRPVWTFDLAVYAAGLAMSLGFFYALDLVYRLLPRALRIAWTFLVSFVLAFLLVATYFVFEQFGEYISQSMLRFIVSNPSYFAAFLRTYLFNVNSLGFLVLWGLILWVWVPRARPRPVRSLRLHLPLLVVVVAVYFVGLNQIIYFARGRKLPIDTSCAVAAKRLRSVVHNGLYRSERLPVAPIRNASSCNVILLINESFGKRAFPTADSAVCPMPFLREWTRRESGRFFVFPTAFTNSGATDISVPSILSGVAPWEQSGTLHTMPLVWDWAAAAGYRTAFVSAQQFSWANLDDFFRSPGPDLYLGGDQTGRPLINDTGIDEIAAMQLFCDSVLANPARRPFCAVYNSNALHTPGQTASDLLPDLTPAYSSRYCNSAAVLDRAIRLLCESLASHHLLDSTFIIITADHGDTDSLIHSQVHRLYNFYDEIMNIPFLVYVPAAWLTDHPDRLAALRENEGRVVANLDILPTILAAIGANCDSANAGLRARLNGASLFAPLPPERNTVALNTNDIRQWEHEGFGIFRRDRRFVYSDIEGPRWFDAADRNQTNDLWPTAPPGEKRRVLDVIDSIYHLRRMFPAAAVSEADGVGAGGAFFDRAPSGLHFARASACGGLGPCSRE from the coding sequence ATGATCCGTTTCCCGCACTGGCTCCGGCTGTTTGTGCTTTTCGTGGCAGCCGACATTGTCATTTCGCTCCTCCGCCGCCCGGTGTGGACATTCGACCTTGCGGTCTACGCCGCCGGCCTCGCCATGAGCCTCGGCTTTTTCTATGCGCTCGACCTCGTGTATCGCCTGCTGCCCCGCGCCCTGCGCATCGCCTGGACGTTCCTGGTCTCTTTTGTGCTCGCTTTCCTGCTCGTCGCAACCTATTTCGTTTTCGAGCAGTTCGGCGAGTACATCTCGCAGTCGATGCTCCGCTTTATCGTCTCCAACCCCTCTTACTTCGCCGCCTTCCTCCGTACGTATTTGTTCAACGTGAACAGCCTCGGCTTCCTCGTCCTGTGGGGGTTGATCTTATGGGTGTGGGTTCCGCGCGCCCGCCCGCGGCCGGTGCGCTCGCTGCGTCTTCACCTGCCGCTGCTGGTTGTCGTGGTCGCCGTCTATTTTGTCGGCCTCAACCAAATCATCTATTTCGCCCGGGGGCGCAAGCTGCCGATCGACACCTCCTGTGCGGTCGCGGCCAAACGCCTGAGATCGGTGGTCCACAACGGTCTCTACCGCTCCGAGCGTCTCCCGGTCGCCCCGATCAGGAACGCCTCCTCCTGCAACGTCATCCTGCTGATCAACGAATCGTTCGGCAAGCGGGCGTTTCCGACCGCCGACTCGGCGGTCTGCCCGATGCCCTTCCTTCGCGAGTGGACGCGGCGAGAGTCCGGCCGCTTCTTCGTCTTCCCGACCGCCTTCACCAACTCCGGCGCCACCGACATCAGCGTGCCCTCGATCCTCTCCGGCGTCGCCCCCTGGGAGCAGAGCGGCACGCTGCACACGATGCCCCTGGTCTGGGACTGGGCGGCCGCGGCCGGCTACCGCACGGCCTTCGTGAGCGCGCAGCAATTCAGCTGGGCCAACCTCGATGACTTCTTCCGGTCCCCCGGTCCCGACCTCTATCTCGGCGGGGACCAGACCGGTCGGCCGCTCATCAACGACACCGGGATCGATGAAATCGCCGCCATGCAGCTTTTCTGCGACAGCGTGCTGGCCAACCCCGCCCGGCGGCCGTTCTGCGCGGTGTACAATTCCAACGCCCTGCACACTCCCGGCCAGACCGCCAGCGACCTTCTGCCCGATCTGACTCCGGCCTATTCCTCCCGCTACTGCAACAGCGCGGCCGTGCTCGATCGCGCTATCCGGCTTCTCTGCGAGTCGCTCGCAAGCCATCACCTGCTGGACAGCACGTTCATCATCATCACCGCGGACCACGGCGACACCGACAGCCTGATTCACTCCCAGGTGCACCGGCTCTATAATTTCTACGATGAAATCATGAATATCCCGTTTCTCGTCTATGTCCCGGCGGCGTGGCTGACCGACCACCCCGACCGCCTTGCCGCGCTGCGCGAGAACGAGGGGCGGGTGGTCGCCAATCTCGACATTCTCCCGACCATCCTCGCCGCGATCGGGGCGAATTGCGACTCGGCCAACGCCGGCCTGCGCGCCCGCCTGAACGGCGCGTCGCTCTTTGCGCCGCTTCCGCCGGAGCGCAATACGGTCGCTCTCAATACCAACGATATCCGGCAGTGGGAGCATGAGGGGTTCGGCATTTTCCGGCGAGACCGGCGGTTTGTCTATTCCGATATCGAGGGTCCGCGCTGGTTCGACGCCGCCGATCGCAACCAGACCAACGATCTCTGGCCGACGGCGCCGCCGGGGGAGAAGCGGCGCGTGCTGGACGTTATCGATTCGATTTACCATCTCAGGCGGATGTTCCCCGCCGCCGCCGTCTCGGAGGCAGACGGCGTCGGAGCAGGCGGGGCGTTCTTCGATCGCGCTCCAAGCGGCCTGCATTTTGCCCGCGCCTCCGCATGCGGCGGTTTGGGACCGTGCAGTCGGGAGTGA
- a CDS encoding transposase: protein MIDLTWKAAHLPLMPRLRHYDDLGVARFLTFSCFRHYPHFKSAGMRNLILPELKALRVQHRIRLLAWVLMPDHMHLVILPPEKCDVGGLIGRFKARTVRVVLGQLSQNRRRFRSDGHAALWRRWCYDRNCRPPEEVREEINYCHANPVRAGLVAQPEDWPWSSGRWYAGWPGVLLDIDGVDV from the coding sequence GTGATTGACCTCACCTGGAAGGCCGCTCATCTTCCACTCATGCCGCGCCTCCGACACTATGACGATTTAGGCGTCGCCCGTTTTCTCACCTTCTCCTGCTTTCGCCACTACCCTCATTTCAAATCGGCCGGCATGCGCAATTTGATCCTCCCCGAACTGAAAGCCCTCCGGGTGCAACATCGCATTCGTCTCCTGGCATGGGTGCTGATGCCCGATCATATGCACCTTGTTATCCTCCCGCCGGAGAAGTGTGACGTAGGCGGTCTTATCGGCCGATTCAAAGCTCGTACTGTCCGGGTGGTGCTGGGACAACTTTCCCAGAACCGGCGCCGCTTCCGTTCAGATGGCCATGCCGCTCTTTGGCGGCGCTGGTGCTACGATCGGAATTGCCGTCCGCCGGAAGAAGTGAGGGAGGAGATCAACTACTGCCATGCAAATCCGGTGAGAGCCGGTCTGGTGGCGCAACCGGAGGACTGGCCATGGTCAAGTGGCCGCTGGTACGCCGGCTGGCCGGGCGTTTTGCTTGACATTGACGGCGTCGACGTGTAA
- the sucD gene encoding succinate--CoA ligase subunit alpha, translating into MSILVDKNSRVLVQGITGGAGLFHTERMIAYGTNIVGGVTPGKGGQTAAGLPVFDTVAECVAATGADTSVIFLPAQFVKEAAIESIRAGLKFLVVIPEHIPIHDMLHVRREAVAHGATVIGGNTAGIITPGQANLGIMPDIAFTRGRVGTVSRSGSITYYVADTLSRTGYGETTCVGLGGDPVLGSTFDEILLKFESDPATKAVVMCGEIGGVYEERAARVIPDMRTPVLVMIGGVYAPPGKRMGHAGAIVEGTMGTAKEKLELLADHGAHPCRTFSEIPETLKKLGV; encoded by the coding sequence ATGTCCATCCTCGTTGACAAGAACTCCCGCGTCCTCGTCCAGGGGATTACCGGCGGCGCGGGCCTGTTCCATACAGAACGCATGATCGCCTACGGCACCAACATCGTCGGCGGCGTCACCCCCGGCAAAGGCGGCCAGACGGCCGCCGGCCTCCCCGTCTTCGACACCGTCGCCGAGTGCGTCGCCGCCACCGGCGCCGACACCTCGGTCATTTTTCTGCCGGCGCAGTTTGTGAAAGAAGCGGCGATCGAATCCATCCGCGCCGGCCTCAAGTTCCTCGTCGTGATCCCCGAGCACATTCCTATTCATGACATGCTCCACGTGCGCCGGGAGGCGGTCGCGCACGGCGCCACCGTCATCGGCGGCAACACCGCCGGCATCATCACCCCCGGCCAGGCCAACCTCGGCATCATGCCCGACATCGCCTTCACCCGCGGGCGCGTCGGCACCGTCTCCCGCTCCGGCTCGATCACCTACTATGTCGCCGATACGCTCAGCCGCACCGGTTACGGCGAGACCACCTGCGTGGGCCTCGGCGGCGACCCGGTGCTGGGCTCGACTTTCGATGAAATCCTGCTCAAATTCGAGAGCGACCCGGCGACCAAAGCGGTTGTCATGTGCGGCGAAATCGGCGGCGTCTACGAAGAACGCGCCGCCCGCGTGATCCCCGATATGCGCACCCCGGTGCTGGTCATGATCGGCGGTGTGTATGCGCCCCCCGGCAAACGCATGGGCCACGCCGGCGCCATCGTTGAGGGGACCATGGGCACCGCGAAAGAGAAGCTCGAGTTGCTCGCCGACCACGGCGCCCACCCCTGCCGCACGTTTTCGGAGATTCCGGAAACACTGAAGAAGCTGGGCGTATAG
- the sucC gene encoding ADP-forming succinate--CoA ligase subunit beta, whose product MRLYEHEGKQLFEKIGIPTAPRRVCRTPEEARAAALELGPVVVKAQVLTGGRGKAGGVKLAATPEEAQHIAADLLAVKIRGYEVAAVLVEPRLDIARELYLGVTIDRANYTVVVIASGEGGVDIEETAVRNPEKIVRHHLRIDEEFYGFDALAIAKQIGLPSDLLKSAAPIIVNLYRLFRRCDAKLVEINPLVLTADNKLIAADARVSLDDDALFRHPELQALGIAHRHEEGEMTPRERRAAEWGIPYLDLDGDIGMFPGGAGFGIMGNDFIHYYGGRPANFMDSGGGPTPERLANMLVLLDENPNVKAIFAARFGGISRCDDFAKGVIKFLREHGLSKPMVMRMTGNMWQEGVRLFEEARTQSPELFARIEIHGIETPIEEISRRAVELARGTAS is encoded by the coding sequence ATGCGCCTCTATGAACACGAAGGTAAACAACTGTTCGAGAAAATCGGTATCCCCACCGCCCCCCGCCGCGTCTGCCGTACACCGGAGGAGGCGCGCGCTGCCGCTCTGGAACTCGGCCCGGTGGTGGTCAAAGCCCAGGTGCTCACCGGCGGGCGGGGCAAAGCCGGCGGCGTCAAACTCGCCGCCACCCCCGAAGAGGCGCAGCACATCGCCGCCGACCTCCTCGCCGTGAAAATCCGCGGCTACGAGGTCGCCGCCGTTCTGGTCGAACCCCGGCTGGACATTGCGCGTGAGCTGTACCTCGGAGTGACCATCGACCGGGCCAATTACACCGTCGTCGTCATCGCTTCCGGCGAAGGGGGGGTCGATATCGAGGAGACCGCCGTCCGAAACCCGGAGAAAATCGTGCGCCACCACCTCCGCATCGACGAGGAGTTCTACGGGTTCGATGCCCTCGCGATTGCCAAACAGATCGGCCTCCCCTCGGATCTCCTCAAAAGCGCGGCTCCGATCATTGTGAATCTCTACCGGCTCTTCCGCCGCTGTGACGCCAAGCTCGTCGAGATCAACCCGCTGGTGCTCACCGCCGACAACAAACTCATCGCCGCCGACGCGCGCGTGTCGCTCGATGACGACGCCCTGTTCCGGCACCCCGAACTGCAGGCCCTGGGCATCGCCCACCGGCACGAGGAGGGGGAGATGACGCCGCGCGAGCGCCGGGCGGCCGAATGGGGCATCCCGTACCTCGACCTCGACGGCGACATCGGCATGTTCCCCGGCGGCGCCGGTTTCGGCATCATGGGCAACGATTTCATCCACTACTACGGCGGCCGCCCCGCCAACTTCATGGACTCCGGCGGCGGCCCCACTCCCGAGCGCCTCGCCAACATGCTCGTCCTGCTCGATGAAAACCCCAACGTCAAAGCCATTTTCGCCGCGCGCTTCGGCGGCATCTCCCGCTGCGATGATTTCGCGAAAGGGGTCATCAAATTCCTGCGCGAGCACGGCCTCTCCAAACCGATGGTGATGCGCATGACCGGCAACATGTGGCAGGAGGGCGTCCGCCTGTTCGAGGAGGCCCGCACTCAGTCGCCCGAGCTTTTTGCGCGCATCGAGATCCACGGCATCGAGACTCCCATCGAGGAAATCTCCCGCCGTGCGGTCGAATTGGCCAGGGGGACGGCCTCATGA
- a CDS encoding T9SS type A sorting domain-containing protein: protein MRRFVLWVLPVVMWVGSSVKAAEAQVELTRVLESGDGITAVLPITGANGELRALAYVKDKLVLYDDLSATSLDTVAIRGQWVGRVLCRSGGDTTRIYAVSSVWYEGGSLPLLTRVDYVNGEVGRDTLYLFDADDFWGPWGDMYPTVLYLDLDSASFGAGGPIASYTFDRYQYIMTLGYWTWYESKSWWVSWDMGEVISYRHGLRVQPGDLRSDGSAAFATTLPYDRSHADEPGDYYHYSGTEVYFSDVFGLQTSGGGSRDLWVDDFVPDVPGDEILYYGVNQEFTGAFEGLRTFLGCYSIHDSTLSLMWLDTTLGYTPVDVFPSGRKIIGTRVTATTRYDVFIEYATGEVLGEVDLGRKTETQDFFYTGGGAELHATGRLGDSVYVYSFDVATGVSDEPDNGTKPAGFVLHQNYPNPFNGETAIQLELSATNNVTATIYNLIGQRVRLVTNETLRPGTHRLSWDGTTDGGQDVASGVYLLKVQVGAASRAIRMLYLK from the coding sequence ATGAGACGATTCGTTCTGTGGGTTCTTCCGGTAGTAATGTGGGTGGGGAGTTCGGTCAAGGCGGCCGAGGCGCAGGTTGAGCTGACGCGGGTACTGGAGTCCGGAGATGGTATCACCGCGGTGCTGCCAATTACCGGGGCAAACGGAGAGTTGCGGGCGCTCGCGTATGTCAAGGACAAGCTGGTGCTTTATGATGACCTGTCGGCGACGAGTCTTGATACGGTCGCCATTCGCGGGCAGTGGGTCGGCCGCGTGTTGTGTCGGAGCGGTGGGGACACGACGCGGATATATGCGGTGTCGAGCGTTTGGTACGAGGGAGGCAGCCTTCCGCTGCTGACTCGAGTTGATTACGTCAACGGAGAGGTGGGGAGGGACACGTTGTACCTGTTCGACGCCGACGATTTCTGGGGACCGTGGGGGGATATGTACCCGACGGTGCTATACCTTGATCTGGACAGCGCGAGTTTCGGCGCGGGCGGCCCGATCGCCAGTTACACGTTTGACCGGTACCAGTACATCATGACACTGGGGTATTGGACCTGGTACGAGTCGAAGTCATGGTGGGTGTCATGGGACATGGGCGAGGTGATCTCCTACCGTCACGGCCTGCGAGTACAGCCGGGCGATTTGCGGAGCGATGGGTCGGCGGCATTCGCGACAACCCTACCATATGACAGGTCCCACGCAGATGAGCCGGGCGATTACTATCACTACAGCGGGACGGAAGTGTACTTCTCGGATGTCTTCGGGCTGCAAACAAGCGGCGGGGGAAGCCGAGATTTGTGGGTGGATGATTTCGTGCCCGATGTTCCCGGTGACGAAATTCTGTACTATGGCGTGAATCAGGAGTTCACCGGGGCGTTCGAGGGGCTGCGCACATTTTTGGGCTGCTACAGTATCCACGACAGCACACTCAGCCTGATGTGGCTTGATACAACGCTCGGATACACGCCGGTTGACGTTTTCCCCTCGGGGCGCAAGATAATCGGTACACGCGTCACGGCGACGACGCGGTATGATGTGTTTATAGAGTACGCAACGGGCGAGGTATTGGGGGAGGTCGATCTGGGACGGAAGACAGAGACTCAGGACTTCTTCTACACCGGAGGTGGAGCAGAACTGCATGCAACGGGACGTCTGGGGGATTCGGTGTACGTCTACTCTTTCGACGTGGCGACCGGCGTATCTGATGAGCCCGACAATGGGACGAAACCCGCGGGATTTGTGCTCCATCAGAACTATCCGAATCCGTTCAATGGCGAGACGGCGATTCAACTGGAGCTTTCCGCCACGAACAACGTCACGGCCACAATCTACAATCTTATCGGCCAGCGGGTGCGGCTCGTCACCAATGAAACGCTGCGACCAGGAACGCATCGGCTATCGTGGGACGGAACTACCGACGGCGGACAGGACGTGGCGAGCGGAGTGTACCTACTGAAGGTTCAAGTCGGGGCGGCATCGCGCGCAATTCGGATGCTCTACCTCAAGTAG